From one Musa acuminata AAA Group cultivar baxijiao chromosome BXJ2-6, Cavendish_Baxijiao_AAA, whole genome shotgun sequence genomic stretch:
- the LOC135584982 gene encoding cyclic nucleotide-gated ion channel 1-like: MRSMQRIYHYMFELLSNIFQYKSIKDSSAEDLKSRKKVLDPQGPFLQKWNKIFVLSCVVAISVDPLFFYIPFVNDKDTCVDLDENLVITASVLRSFTDIFYVLHIIFQFRTGFIAPPSRVFGRGVLVEDFSAIALRYLKSYFLIDILAVIPLPQVVILIIIPKLKGSGSVDAKTLLMYIIILQYVPRLVRIIPLYVEVTKSAGIIAETAWAGAALNLFLYMLASHVLGACWYFLSIEREDSCWRRACHKHNCTTMFWYCGVKKEESMYFIDGECPIQEENATIFDFGMYLQALQSDIVLLRNFPEKFFYCFWWGLQNLSSLGQNLQTSTYLGEILFAVFISISGLVLFSLLIGNMQTYLQSTTVRIEEMRVKRQDAEQWMSHRMLPENLRERIRRHEQYQWQETRGVDEEHLLRNLPKDLRRDIKRHLCLGLLKRVPMFELMDDQLMDAMCDRLKPILYTENSCIIREGDPVDEMLFIMRGRLLSVTTNGGRTGFFNSDYLKEGDFCGEELLTWALDPNSSSSLPISTRTVKALSEVEAFALAADDLKFVASQFRKLHSKKLRHTFRLYSQQWRTWAACFIQAAWRRYSRKKLEESLHEEENRLQAALVKDGTTTPSLGATIYASRFAVNALRALRRNVTRKARLQERMPVMLLQKPPEPDFTVEEQ, from the exons ATGAGAAGCATGCAGAGAATATATCATTATATGTTTGAACTTCTAAGCAATATCTTTCAGTATAAGTCCATAAAGGATTCATCTGCAGAAGATTTGAAGTCTAGGAAGAAAGTACTGGATCCTCAAGGGCCATTTCTCCAGAAGTGGaataaaatatttgttttatCCTGTGTCGTGGCAATATCTGTagatcctctcttcttctacatTCCATTTGTTAATGATAAGGATACctgcgttgatttggatgaaaattTGGTGATCACAGCAAGTGTCTTGCGATCCTTCACCGACATATTTTACGTACTTCATATAATATTCCAATTTCGAACTGGTTTTATTGCTCCACCATCTCGTGTATTTGGAAGGGGTGTCTTGGTCGAAGACTTTTCAGCAATAGCCCTTAGATATTTGAAGTCATACTTCCTTATTGACATTCTTGCCGTTATTCCTCTCCCTCAG GTTGTTATATTGATCATAATACCAAAGCTAAAAGGGTCAGGTTCAGTGGACGCAAAGACGCTGTTGATGTACATTATCATTTTACAATATGTGCCTAGGCTTGTTAGAATAATACCATTGTATGTTGAAGTCACAAAATCTGCTGGTATAATTGCTGAAACTGCATGGGCTGGAGCTGCTTTGAACCTTTTTCTCTATATGCTTGCAAGTCAT GTACTTGGGGCATGCTGGTACTTCCTTTCTATTGAACGAGAAGATTCTTGTTGGAGACGTGCCTGCCATAAACATAATTGTACAACTATGTTCTGGTACTGTGGAGTTAAAAAGGAAGAAAGCATGTATTTTATAGATGGTGAGTGTCCTATTCAAGAAGAAAATGCAACAATCTTTGACTTCGGCATGTACCTTCAGGCTCTTCAATCAGATATTGTTCTTCTAAGAAACTTTCCGGAAAAGTTCTTTTATTGCTTTTGGTGGGGCTTACAAAATCTGAG TTCCCTGGGACAAAATTTGCAAACAAGCACTTACCTGGGGGAGATTTTATTTGCTGTTTTCATCTCCATTTCTGGGCTGGTTTTGTTTTCACTTCTTATCGGCAACATGCag ACTTATCTGCAATCTACCACTGTGAGAATAGAAGAAATGAGAGTGAAAAGGCAAGATGCAGAGCAATGGATGTCCCACCGGATGCTTCCAGAGAATCTGAGGGAGCGAATACGCCGTCATGAACAATACCAATGGCAAGAAACAAGAGGGGTTGATGAAGAGCATCTGCTTCGAAATCTACCTAAGGACCTAAGAAGGGACATAAAACGTCATCTCTGTTTGGGACTGCTGAAGAGG GTTCCCATGTTTGAATTAATGGACGATCAACTTATGGATGCCATGTGTGACCGTCTGAAACCAATCCTTTACACTGAAAACAGCTGCATTATTCGTGAAGGGGACCCGGTGGATGAGATGCTCTTCATCATGAGAGGAAGACTGCTTAGTGTTACAACAAATGGTGGCAGAACAGGGTTTTTCAATTCGGATTACCTGAAGGAAGGCGACTTCTGCGGCGAAGAGCTTCTGACATGGGCTTTGGATCCCAACTCATCTTCGAGCCTCCCCATCTCCACAAGGACGGTGAAGGCATTGTCTGAGGTTGAGGCTTTTGCTCTAGCCGCCGATGACTTGAAATTTGTTGCCTCCCAGTTCAGGAAGCTGCACAGTAAGAAGCTGAGGCATACCTTCAGATTATATTCTCAGCAGTGGAGAACATGGGCTGCTTGCTTTATACAGGCAGCTTGGCGACGCTACTCAAGAAAGAAACTGGAGGAATCTCTACACGAGGAGGAGAACAGGCTGCAGGCAGCCCTTGTGAAGGATGGAACTACCACACCGAGCCTTGGTGCAACAATCTATGCATCAAGGTTTGCGGTGAACGCATTACGTGCCTTGAGGCGAAACGTAACTCGTAAGGCCAGGTTACAGGAGAGGATGCCTGTAATGTTGTTGCAGAAGCCACCAGAACCTGACTTTACTGTGGAAGAACAGtag